CGGTGTGTGTGCTGCGCGGGTACCCGGCGACGGCGCGATCACGCGCACGGGGCGGGGAAACGTACCGGCGGATCACAGGGGCGTGGGGGCACGGCACGGCCGTGGGCCCGAACTCGGGGAGTTCGGGCCCACGGCCTCGCAGCGTCGGACTCGGGCCGGTCAGAGCGGCGGGAGCCCGATACGGGTGGTGGCGTAGTAGGTGCCCAGTTCCTGGTGGTAGTCCCGGTCGCCGAGGTGCTTCTCGCGGTGGAACTCGGGCGCGTCCTTGATCTGGCCCTTGGTGCGGTCCACGTACACGATCCGCTCCTCCGGGTCGATGCTGACGACGGTGCTCGCCGGCAGCAGCACCTCCTTGCCGAAGATCCAGACGCCGGTGTCCACGACCAGGTAGGCGTCACCGACCTCGTCGGAGTGCTTGTCCACCTTGCCGATGCTGCCGTCGGTCGCCTCGACCTTGTAGCCGGTCAGGTCGGTGCCGGCCAGGTGGCCCGAGGTCGACTTGTAACTCCACACATGCTCAGTCACGCGGAAACAACTCCTCCGGTGGACGGGGGACGGCGGGGACTTCCGGCCGTCCGTCCTTCTTCGTACGTCGTGCACGGGGTGTTGGTGCCCCCCGTGCACTCCGCCTGCCCCGCCTCCGGCGCCTCATGCGCGCGGACGGAACCGCCCGGCCGGCCCGGCCACCACCCGCCCGGCCCCGGAACCTATGCTGCGGGGATGATCAGGCCGATTGAACTCGTCATCTTCGACTGCGACGGCGTCCTCGTCGACACCGAGCGCGTCGCGACGCGCGTCCAGGTCGCGTTGGGGGCGGAGCTGGGGTGGCCGCTCACCGAGGGCGATGTGATCGACCTGTTCATCGGGCGGTCCAACGCGTCGGTGCGGGAGCAGGTCGCGGCCCGGCTCGGCGAGGGGACGGCCGACGTGTGGGCGAAGCGGTTCGAGCGGCTGCACCGCGAGGCGGTGGACGCCGGCCTGGCCCCCGTCGAGGGGCTTCCCGAGGCGCTTGACGCGATCACCCTGCCGACCTGTGTCGCCTCCAGCGGCTCCCACGAGAAGATGCGCCACACCCTGGGCCGCACCGGGCTCTACGACCGCTTCGTGGGCCGCATATACAGCGCCACGGAGGTGGCGCGCGGCAAGCCGGCCCCTGACCTCTTCCTGTACGCGGCGCAGCGGATGGGCGTCGACCCGGGGTCGTGCGTGGTGGTGGAGGACAGCCGTCCGGGTGTGGAAGCGGCCCGCGCCGCCGGGATGCGGGCCTTCGGTTTCGGGGGCGGGATGACCCCGCCGGAACGGCTCGAAGGGCCGGGGACGCGGGTGTTCCACGACATGCGCGACCTGCCCGCTCTCCTCGCGGCGGGATGAGGGGGCGTCCCGCCGACGGGCTTCCCGCCGGCGGGCTTCCCCCGCCGCGCCACCGCCCTGAGCTGCGCTTCGCGGCGTCTGCGCCGGAGTGCTTCCGGCCTCTCCTCTCCTCTAGAGTGCTTCCGGCCCTCCTCGCGCCTGCGGACCGCCCCGCGGCGCGAACCGAACTGTCCGCGGGCCCGACCGAGGAGCAATCGTGACCGACCAGGCGTCCATATCCCTGCAGCAGCAGATCGCCCGGGACCTCCAGGTGAGCGCGTCCTTCGACGCCCGGGAGGAGATCGAGCGCCGCGTCGCCTTCCTCGCCGACCGGCTGGTCTCCACCGGCCTGCGCTCGCTGGTCCTGGGCATCAGCGGCGGTGTGGACTCCACGACCGCCGGCCGGCTGTGCCAGCTCGCGGTCGAGCGGGTGCGTGCCGCCGGGCACGAGGCGGTGTTCTTCGCGATGCGGCTGCCGTACGGTGTCCAGGCGGACGAGTCGGACGCGCAGTTGGCGCTGGAGTTCATCCGGCCCGACCGGGTCCTGACCGTCGACGTGAAGGCGTCGAGCGACGCCGCCCTGGAGGCGGTGCTGGCGGGCGGCACGGTCTTCCGCGACGAGCACCAGCAGGACTTCGTCCACGGCAACATCAAGGCCCGTCAGCGCATGATCGCCCAGTACGCGGTGGCGGGCGCGCACGCGGGGCTGGTGGTGGGCACGGACCACGCCGCCGAAGCGGTGTCCGGCTTCTTCACCAAGTTCGGCGACGGTGCGGCCGACGTGGTCCCGCTCACCGGCCTGACCAAGCGCCGGGTGCGGGCGACGGCGGAGGCGCTGGGCGCGCCGTCCGCGCTGATCTGGAAGACGCCGACCGCCGACCTGGAGACGCTGAAGCCGGGTCTGGCCGACGAGGAGGCGCTCGGCGTCACCTATGACGACATCGACGACGTCCTGGAGGGCAAGCCGGTCGACGCGGCCGCCCTCGACATCATCGTCAAGCGCTACCACGCCACCGAGCACAAGCGGCAGCTGCCGATCGCTCCCTGACCGGCGCGGGGGGCGCCCGACTGCTCCATGTGCGGTCCGAAGTTCCTGTCGGTGCCCGCGTCTACGGTGGGGCCATGAGCATGATCGGGCAGTACCTCCGCCTCACCCCCGCCGAACTCGACCGAGCCTCGCGCGACCCGGACTGGGCGGCCGAGCACACGCACGGGCTGTACGACCGTGACGACCCGGCCGCTCGATCCCGCGTTCACGAGACCGACAAGGCCTGGCACGCCCTGGACTTCCTGCTGACCCGGCGCGGCTTCCCGGTGGACGTGGTCTTCGGGGAGGCCGCGATGCCCTGGCCGGAGGGCCAGGACTGGGGCTACGGGCCGCCCCGGCTGCTGACCGCGGACCGGGTGCGGGCCGCCGCGGACGCCCTGGACGACCCCGCCTACGCCCCCGACGTCCTGGCCGACGGCGTCAGCCCGGCCGACCTGGCCGCGGCGAACGTCTACCCGCAGATCGTCTGGGAGCGGGGCGAGGAGCCGGCCTGGGTCGCGTCCTACTGGGCCGCCCTGGGGGCCTGGCTGCGTACGGCCGCCCGCGACGGGGACGCCCTGCTGGTCTGGATCTCCTGAGCGGAGCCGGGGTCCTCTGGTGGGGGGCGCTCAGGCGGAGGTGGACAGGATGGGGTCCTCCGGCCTGCGGGCCGCGGGCCGGGTGCTGCCGGCGACGATCAGGGCGAGCAGGACCGCGGCCGCCTCGCTCTGCAGGATCCGTGCGGCCTGCTTCAGCCGGCCGGGGTCGGGGACGGGGATGGACAGGGCCACGCATTCGGGGTTGCGGCCGGCGGTGATCGGCACCGCCGCGCACACCGTGCCGAGGGCGTACTCCTGGAGGTCGAGGAGGGGCGTGTCGGGCGGGCGTCCGTCGAGTTGCAGGAAGAGGACCTGCTGACTGGTCAGGGTGTGGGTGGTGAAGGGCGTGAGCGGGTGGCGGGACAGGTGGTCGCGCCGCTCCTCGTGGTCCAGTTGGGCCAGTAGCGCCTTGCCGAGCGCGGAGGCGTGGGCGGCGGCGCGGAAGTCGACCCACTCCTCGACGACGGGTGCGGCCGGGCCGTCCGCGTACTGGGTGATGGCGACCTCGCCGTCGGTGTAGCGGGCGACGTAGACGGCGGCGCCGACCGCGTCGCGCACCCAGGCCAGGGTCTCGCGCAGATGCCCACGGCCCTCCGCCCCGTCCGTCTCGCCCGGCAGCAGGGCGTGGCCGGCGGCATAGGCGTCCGGTCCGATCGGCGTCGCGAGATCCGCGCGGACCAGCTGTTCGACGGCCCGGGTGAGGACCAGCTGCGGCAGCTTCGTCTCACGGGCGATCTGGGTCAGGTTCACCCCGCCCGCGTGGCGGTTGACGACTTCCAGGACGCGCAGGGCCCGGTGGACGCATTCCAGCGCCGGCGGGGCGGGGCGTCCTTCGGGGGACGGGCGGGCCGCATGGGTCGACAGCGGCCGTTTCAGCGCTTCGAGGGACCAACCGTTCGCCTGTTCCGTGAGGTGCAGCGGGTTGAGCCGGGCGTTCCGGGCGACGGCCACGGCGACCTGCGGGCCGGCCGTGTAGACCTCCCCCAGGTCGGGGTGCTCCTTGCGGGGGCGCGCCATGAGGGCCTGCCGCAGCCGCGCCGGGAGCCGCAGCGGCGGCCGGGAGGCCTGTCCCGTCCCGCTGGTCAGGGGGGTGAGGTCCTGGGTGGTGATGGGCGGGGACGTCCAGATGACGGAGGCTCCGAGGGCCTCTTCGAGGTCGGGCGGGAGCTGGGGCAGGGGCGGCAGGTGGTCGTCGGGCGCCAGGGCGTGGGCCTGGCGCTTCCAGTAGCGGGCGGTCGCGACCTCGGCGCGTGAGAGGTGGTGGAGGTAGAGGCAGCGGGCGGCGGTCTGCGAGCCCGCGCCGGCCGCGTACTGGAACCAGAACCGCGCGCCCTCCGTGCGGTCGGCGAGGTGGAGCAGGCAGCCGAAGAGCAGGGCCGAGTCGACGCCGTGGGGCCAGGAGTCGGCGGCCAGGGCGAGTTCGGCGAAGTCCCGGCTCTCCACGAGGCACCAGGTGAGGTCGTCCAGCCCCCGGGCGGCCCGCACGTGGCACGCGGCGTCGAGGACCAGGTCGTCGGTCTCGGCGGGGGTGGTCCGCCCGGGCCGGGTAGGGGCCGCGCCGGCTGCGGTCGCCGAGCGGGCGCGGTCGGCGGCGATGCGGCGGGCGATGCGGCGCCGGGCGGCGCCCTCGTCGTATCCGGCGTACTCCTCCGCGAGCACCGTCGCGTCCGCCAGGGCCGCGTCCAGTTCACACAGCGGCATGTCGCGGTCGTGGTGGCATGGCATGTCGCTCACTGGTCCTTCTCCTCTCCGGGGATCCGGTCCACCCCGAGTTTGCGGGACAGGGTTCGGCGTGCGCCGCGGATGTGCGATCGGACGGTGGCGGGGGAGATCCCCATCATCCGGGCGACCGTGTCGCAGTCGTTGCCCAGCAGGAAGGCCAGCAGCACCACGTCGTACTGCCGCTCGGACAGGCTCGCGATCGCCGCGTACAGGCCGAGTTTGGACTCCAGCAGCTCCAGCCGTTCCCGGGAGGAGCGGCGCAGGGCGGCGAACCAGGCCGTCTCCACCATGGCCACCTGCCGGCCCAGCACGACCAGCCGCCGCTCCACGTGCTCGCGCAGCACCGCCCAGGCGAAACCGTGCAGGCTCGCCTCCTTCAGCGCCTGGCGCCACACCTTCAGCAGGAAGGTGAACACGTCGTCGACGACTTCCTCGGCGTCCTTGGGATTGCCCAACTGCAGGTGGGCGTACCGCAGATAGGCACGGTGCTGCTGGGAGTGGAAAGCGGTGAACTCCACCGGCAGCACTCCGGCCAGTTCACTGGAGACGGCGCGGTCTCCGGACGGGTCGAGTTCTCCTTCGTTCATACGCTCCCCCGCAGCCGGTCGCGGCAGTCCGCCGGGGCGGCGGTGGTGTGGCGCCGGAGGACGGCGGGGCGGGCCGGGAGACGGTGGGGGGACGGCCCGTCGGATCCTCTCCCCGCCCCGCGGCCCGGCAGGCGCATGCGCTCGCGGAACACATCGGCTACGTCAACGCTGACCACGGTGGCGGCTGACAGCGCGCGGGCGACCGTCTGGGCGACATTCACTTCGGAAGAACCTTCCAGTGGAGTGTGCGTGACCGGCTGCCTGCCCCCGCACCAGCAGCCGCGGAGCGCCGGGGCGCTCCCACTCACCACCCCATCGGAAAACGAGCCCTATCGTGCAAGCCGGTCCCCGGAAATCCCGGGAACGAAGCGCATTCGCTTCTCCACGCGCCCCTGACCCCCCGCGCACGCCCCCCGACCTGGGGGCCGTTCATCGCACCGGCGCGGAGAACCGGCCCGCAGGACCGGCCCGCAGGACCGGCCCGCGGCGCCGGCTCCTGCGGTCCGCGCCCTACGGACGGCGCCTCAGCCGCCCAGAGTGGTGTTGCCGGTGATCGTGCCGTCCGTGCCGGACACGGTGACCGCGTGGCGGACGCCGTCGGGGCCGAGTACGACGGCCAGCCAGGCACCGCCACCGCCGTCCTGGGCGATCGCGCGCAGGCTTTCCACCTTGCCGCCCGACACGGCCGCCGCGGCCTTGGCGGCCGCGTCGCCGATGGACAGGGACGGCAGGGGCGCGGGCGCCTGGGCGCCCTTGCCGGAGCCGTCGCGCCCCTCGAAACGGCCGGGAACACCCGGGAGGCCGGGGAGACCGGGGCGGCCGGGGGCATCGGGGTGGGCGAAGCGCTCCCGCACCCCGGGGCCGTCCTCGCCGCCGGGCGCCTTCCGTGCGCGCTCGTCGCCGGGCGCCTCTCCCTGCGGCCCCCGCTTGAGGCCGCCGCCGTGGCCGGGTTCGAAGCGGAGCATGTGCGGTCCGCGGCCGGCCCGCTCGTGGTGATGGTGGTGCTCGGCCACGGCCACCGCCGTGACCCCGCCGCCCACGACCACCACGACCGCCCCCGCCGCCACCCAGCGGGCGCGCCGGCCGCGGGGCACCAGCCGGGACAGCACCACGCGCTTGCGCGCGCCGGCCTCCGGCGCGTTGCCGGGGGCCTGCTCGGGCGGCGGCGGAACGGATTCAGACATACGGCTGCTCCTTCTGACGGCCGGACACGGTGCCCGGCTCGCCCCAGAGCATGCTGAGCGGATGCTGAAGCCCAGCTGAAGCCGCCTGAAGACCTCTTCAGCCGGGCGGTGGGGCCGCCTGCGATCCTGTTCGGCATGCGCGTACTGGTGGTGGAGGACGAACGGCGGCTCGCCGTGGCACTGCAACGGGGGCTGCAGTCGGAGGGGTTCTCGGTGGACCTGGCCCACGACGGCCCCCAGGGGCTGTGGATGGCCACCGAGCACCACTACGACCTGATCGTCCTCGACATCATGCTCCCCGGGCTGAACGGCTACCGGGTCTGCGCGAAGCTGCGAGCGGCCGGCAACGAGTCGGGGATCCTGATGCTCACGGCCAAGGACGGCGAGTACGACGAGGCGGAGGCGCTGGACACCGGCGCCGACGACTTCCTGTCGAAGCCGTTCTCCTACCTGGTGCTGGTCGCCCGGCTGCGGGCGCTCGGTCGGCGTACGGGTGGCCGGCGCCCGCAGGTGCTGCGCTTCGGGGACCTGCTGATCGATCCGGCCCGGCGCACCTGCTCCCGTGGTGCTACGGAGATCCGGCTGACCGCCCGGGAGTTCGCGATCCTGGAGTATTTGGGCCGCCGGTCCGGCGAGGTGGTGTCCAAGCGGGACATCCTGGAGCAGGTGTGGGACGCGGCCTTCGACGGTGACCCCAACGTGGTGGAGGTGCACGTCAGCGCGGTCCGCCGCAAGGTCGACGCCCCGTTCGGGCGGGCCGCGCTGGAGACCGTGCGGGGCGCCGGATACCGGCTGGCGGCCGACGGTGGCTGAGCCCTCCCTCCTCCGCGGAAGCGGAAGCATCGGCGGCGTCCTGCGCCCGCTCCCCCGCACCGCCCTGCTCCGGTGGCCGGTGCTGCGCAGGCTGTGGCCCACCACGGTCCGGGCCAGGGCCACCGCGGGGGCCGGCCTGGTGGTGGGCGCCGCCCTGGCAGTCGCTTCGTTCTCCCTGCTGGGGCTGCTGGAGGCCAATCTGCAGCGCAACGCGGAGAACGACGCGCGGCGGCAGGCCGAGACCGTGGCGCAGCTCGCCGCCGCCGGGAAGCTGGGCCGGGCCCGTCCGGCGGGCCGCGGGGTGGAGTTCGTCCAGGTGGTGAGCGCGGACGGACGGGTCCTGTTCTCCAGCCCGAACCTCGTCGGGGTGCCGCCGTTCCCGCCTGCCCCGCCCGAGGCCCCGGGGACACGGCTGCACACCTGGCGGGTCCGTCCCGTCGACGGCGATCACCGCCAGCGGGTGGTGCAGGTGGTCACCCAGACGCCGGACGGCCCGGCCACCGTCTACGCCGGCGCCTCGCTGCGGGACGCGGACGCCGCCGACGACGTCACCACCGCCGCGCTCGTCATCGGCATGCCTCTGCTCCTGGCGACCGTCGTCCTCGTGACCTGGCGGGTGACCGGACACGCGCTGCGGCCGGT
This DNA window, taken from Streptomyces sp. TN58, encodes the following:
- a CDS encoding RNA polymerase sigma factor yields the protein MNEGELDPSGDRAVSSELAGVLPVEFTAFHSQQHRAYLRYAHLQLGNPKDAEEVVDDVFTFLLKVWRQALKEASLHGFAWAVLREHVERRLVVLGRQVAMVETAWFAALRRSSRERLELLESKLGLYAAIASLSERQYDVVLLAFLLGNDCDTVARMMGISPATVRSHIRGARRTLSRKLGVDRIPGEEKDQ
- a CDS encoding PRC-barrel domain-containing protein; the protein is MTEHVWSYKSTSGHLAGTDLTGYKVEATDGSIGKVDKHSDEVGDAYLVVDTGVWIFGKEVLLPASTVVSIDPEERIVYVDRTKGQIKDAPEFHREKHLGDRDYHQELGTYYATTRIGLPPL
- a CDS encoding IclR family transcriptional regulator, producing MSTHAARPSPEGRPAPPALECVHRALRVLEVVNRHAGGVNLTQIARETKLPQLVLTRAVEQLVRADLATPIGPDAYAAGHALLPGETDGAEGRGHLRETLAWVRDAVGAAVYVARYTDGEVAITQYADGPAAPVVEEWVDFRAAAHASALGKALLAQLDHEERRDHLSRHPLTPFTTHTLTSQQVLFLQLDGRPPDTPLLDLQEYALGTVCAAVPITAGRNPECVALSIPVPDPGRLKQAARILQSEAAAVLLALIVAGSTRPAARRPEDPILSTSA
- a CDS encoding HAD family hydrolase, whose amino-acid sequence is MIRPIELVIFDCDGVLVDTERVATRVQVALGAELGWPLTEGDVIDLFIGRSNASVREQVAARLGEGTADVWAKRFERLHREAVDAGLAPVEGLPEALDAITLPTCVASSGSHEKMRHTLGRTGLYDRFVGRIYSATEVARGKPAPDLFLYAAQRMGVDPGSCVVVEDSRPGVEAARAAGMRAFGFGGGMTPPERLEGPGTRVFHDMRDLPALLAAG
- the nadE gene encoding ammonia-dependent NAD(+) synthetase, with the translated sequence MTDQASISLQQQIARDLQVSASFDAREEIERRVAFLADRLVSTGLRSLVLGISGGVDSTTAGRLCQLAVERVRAAGHEAVFFAMRLPYGVQADESDAQLALEFIRPDRVLTVDVKASSDAALEAVLAGGTVFRDEHQQDFVHGNIKARQRMIAQYAVAGAHAGLVVGTDHAAEAVSGFFTKFGDGAADVVPLTGLTKRRVRATAEALGAPSALIWKTPTADLETLKPGLADEEALGVTYDDIDDVLEGKPVDAAALDIIVKRYHATEHKRQLPIAP
- a CDS encoding response regulator transcription factor → MRVLVVEDERRLAVALQRGLQSEGFSVDLAHDGPQGLWMATEHHYDLIVLDIMLPGLNGYRVCAKLRAAGNESGILMLTAKDGEYDEAEALDTGADDFLSKPFSYLVLVARLRALGRRTGGRRPQVLRFGDLLIDPARRTCSRGATEIRLTAREFAILEYLGRRSGEVVSKRDILEQVWDAAFDGDPNVVEVHVSAVRRKVDAPFGRAALETVRGAGYRLAADGG
- a CDS encoding YfbM family protein; this encodes MSMIGQYLRLTPAELDRASRDPDWAAEHTHGLYDRDDPAARSRVHETDKAWHALDFLLTRRGFPVDVVFGEAAMPWPEGQDWGYGPPRLLTADRVRAAADALDDPAYAPDVLADGVSPADLAAANVYPQIVWERGEEPAWVASYWAALGAWLRTAARDGDALLVWIS